The following are from one region of the Edwardsiella tarda ATCC 15947 = NBRC 105688 genome:
- the rpoC gene encoding DNA-directed RNA polymerase subunit beta', with product MKDLLKFLKAQTKTEEFDAIKIALASPDMIRSWSFGEVKKPETINYRTFKPERDGLFCARIFGPVKDYECLCGKYKRLKHRGVICEKCGVEVTQTKVRRERMGHIELASPTAHIWFLKSLPSRIGLLLDMPLRDIERVLYFESYVVVEGGMTNLERRQILTEEQYLDALEEFGDEFDAKMGAEAIQALLKGMDLEAECEQLREELGETNSETKRKKLTKRIKLLEAFILSGNKPEWMILTVLPVLPPDLRPLVPLDGGRFATSDLNDLYRRVINRNNRLKRLLDLAAPDIIVRNEKRMLQEAVDALLDNGRRGRAITGSNKRPLKSLADMIKGKQGRFRQNLLGKRVDYSGRSVITVGPYLRLHQCGLPKKMALELFKPFIYGKLELRGLATTIKAAKKMVEREEAVVWDILDEVIREHPVMLNRAPTLHRLGIQAFEPLLIEGKAIQLHPLVCAAYNADFDGDQMAVHVPLTLEAQLEARALMMSTNNILSPANGDPIIVPSQDVVLGLYYMTRDCVNAKGEGMVLSGPKEAERIYRAGLASLHARVKVRITQYSKNTDGEMVPETGLIDTTVGRAILWMIVPKGLPFTIVNQPLGKKAISKMLNACYRALGLKPTVIFADQIMYTGFAYAARSGASVGIDDMVIPAKKAEIIAEAEAEVAEIQEQFQSGLVTAGERYNKVIDIWAAANERVAKAMMENLSTETVINRNGEEERQVSFNSIFMMADSGARGSAAQIRQLAGMRGLMAKPDGSIIETPITANFREGLNVLQYFISTHGARKGLADTALKTANSGYLTRRLVDVAQDLVVIEDDCGTHNGIVMTPVIEGGDVKEPLRDRVLGRVTAEEVLKPGTADILVPRNTLLNEKWCDLLEEHSVDSVKVRSVVSCETDFGVCAHCYGRDLARGHLVNKGEAIGVIAAQSIGEPGTQLTMRTFHIGGAASRAAAESSIQVKNKGSLKLTNAKFVVNSDGKLVITSRNTELKLIDEFGRTKESYKVPYGATLAKGDGAEVNGGETVANWDPHTMPVISEVSGYMRFADMIDGQTVTRQTDELTGLSSQVVLDSAERTGSGKDLRPALRLVDANGDDVLLPGTDMPAQYFLPGKAIVQLEDGIAISAGDTLARIPQESGGTKDITGGLPRVADLFEARRPKEPAILAEISGVVSFGKETKGKRRLVITPLDGSDAYEEMIPKWRQLNVFEGERVERGDVISDGPESPHDILRLRGVNAVTRYIVNEVQDVYRLQGVKINDKHIEVIVRQMLRKATIASAGSSDFLEGEQVEVSRVKIANRQLESEGKIAATYMRDLLGITKASLATESFISAASFQETTRVLTEAAVAGKRDELRGLKENVIVGRLIPAGTGYAYHQDRMRRRAADSSAAPQVSAEEASANLAELLNAGLLGGNDE from the coding sequence GTGAAAGACTTACTGAAGTTTCTGAAAGCGCAAACTAAGACCGAAGAGTTTGACGCGATCAAAATTGCGCTGGCTTCGCCAGACATGATCCGTTCCTGGTCTTTCGGCGAAGTTAAGAAGCCGGAAACCATCAACTACCGTACGTTCAAGCCGGAACGTGACGGTCTTTTCTGCGCCCGTATTTTTGGGCCGGTGAAAGATTACGAGTGCCTGTGCGGTAAGTACAAGCGCTTGAAACACCGTGGCGTCATCTGTGAAAAATGTGGCGTTGAAGTGACCCAGACCAAGGTGCGCCGTGAGCGCATGGGTCACATCGAACTGGCCTCACCGACCGCGCACATCTGGTTCCTGAAGTCCCTGCCGTCCCGTATCGGTCTGTTGCTGGACATGCCGCTGCGTGACATCGAACGCGTACTGTACTTCGAATCTTATGTCGTCGTCGAAGGCGGGATGACCAACCTGGAGCGTCGTCAGATCCTGACCGAAGAGCAGTATCTGGATGCACTGGAAGAGTTCGGTGACGAATTCGACGCCAAGATGGGCGCCGAGGCGATCCAGGCCCTGCTGAAAGGGATGGATCTGGAAGCCGAGTGCGAGCAGCTGCGTGAAGAGCTGGGTGAGACCAACTCCGAGACCAAGCGTAAGAAGCTGACCAAGCGCATCAAGCTGCTGGAAGCGTTCATTCTGTCTGGCAACAAGCCGGAGTGGATGATCCTGACCGTGCTGCCGGTATTGCCGCCGGATCTGCGTCCGCTGGTCCCGCTGGATGGCGGTCGTTTCGCGACCTCCGATCTGAACGATCTGTATCGTCGCGTGATCAACCGTAACAACCGTCTGAAGCGCCTGCTGGATCTGGCTGCGCCGGATATCATCGTACGCAACGAAAAGCGTATGTTGCAGGAAGCGGTCGATGCGCTGTTAGATAACGGCCGTCGCGGTCGCGCCATCACCGGCTCTAACAAGCGTCCGCTGAAGTCTCTGGCCGACATGATCAAAGGTAAGCAGGGTCGTTTCCGTCAGAACCTGCTGGGTAAACGTGTCGACTACTCTGGTCGTTCCGTTATCACCGTCGGTCCGTACCTGCGTCTGCATCAGTGCGGCCTGCCGAAGAAGATGGCATTGGAACTGTTCAAGCCGTTCATCTATGGCAAGCTGGAACTGCGCGGCCTGGCCACCACCATCAAGGCGGCCAAGAAGATGGTCGAGCGCGAAGAGGCGGTGGTATGGGATATCCTCGATGAGGTGATCCGCGAGCACCCGGTCATGCTGAACCGTGCGCCGACCCTGCACCGTCTGGGTATCCAGGCGTTCGAACCGCTGCTGATTGAAGGTAAAGCCATTCAGCTGCACCCGCTGGTGTGTGCGGCCTACAACGCCGACTTCGACGGTGACCAGATGGCAGTACACGTACCGTTGACGCTGGAAGCCCAGCTGGAAGCGCGTGCGTTGATGATGTCTACCAACAACATCCTCTCCCCGGCGAACGGCGATCCGATCATCGTTCCGTCTCAGGACGTGGTGTTGGGTCTGTACTACATGACTCGCGACTGTGTGAACGCCAAAGGCGAAGGCATGGTGCTGAGCGGCCCGAAAGAGGCCGAACGTATCTATCGCGCCGGGCTGGCCTCGCTGCATGCTCGCGTTAAAGTGCGTATCACCCAGTACAGCAAGAATACCGATGGCGAGATGGTGCCGGAAACCGGCCTGATCGACACCACCGTTGGCCGCGCCATCCTGTGGATGATCGTGCCGAAGGGGCTGCCGTTTACCATCGTCAACCAGCCGCTGGGCAAGAAAGCCATCTCTAAGATGCTGAACGCCTGCTACCGTGCGCTGGGTCTGAAGCCGACCGTTATCTTCGCCGACCAGATCATGTACACCGGTTTCGCCTATGCGGCGCGCTCTGGTGCCTCCGTCGGTATCGACGACATGGTGATCCCGGCGAAGAAAGCCGAAATCATCGCCGAAGCCGAAGCCGAAGTGGCCGAGATCCAGGAGCAGTTCCAGTCTGGTCTGGTTACCGCTGGCGAACGTTACAACAAGGTCATCGATATCTGGGCCGCCGCTAACGAGCGTGTGGCGAAGGCGATGATGGAAAACCTGTCTACCGAAACCGTTATCAACCGTAACGGCGAGGAAGAGCGTCAGGTCTCCTTCAACAGCATCTTTATGATGGCCGACTCCGGTGCGCGTGGTTCCGCCGCTCAGATCCGTCAGCTGGCCGGTATGCGTGGTCTGATGGCGAAGCCGGACGGCTCCATCATCGAAACGCCGATCACCGCGAACTTCCGTGAAGGTCTGAACGTACTCCAGTACTTCATCTCTACTCACGGTGCGCGTAAAGGTCTGGCGGATACCGCACTGAAGACCGCGAACTCCGGTTACCTGACTCGTCGTCTGGTCGACGTGGCGCAGGATCTGGTGGTCATCGAAGACGACTGTGGTACCCACAACGGTATCGTCATGACCCCGGTTATCGAGGGCGGCGACGTGAAAGAGCCGCTGCGTGACCGCGTTCTGGGTCGTGTGACGGCGGAAGAAGTCTTGAAGCCGGGTACGGCGGACATCCTGGTGCCGCGTAACACCCTGCTGAACGAAAAATGGTGTGACCTGCTGGAAGAGCACTCTGTCGACAGCGTGAAAGTGCGTTCTGTCGTGAGCTGTGAAACTGACTTCGGCGTGTGTGCTCACTGCTACGGTCGTGACTTGGCCCGTGGCCACCTGGTGAACAAGGGCGAAGCCATCGGTGTTATCGCGGCACAGTCCATCGGTGAACCGGGTACCCAGCTGACCATGCGTACCTTCCACATCGGTGGTGCGGCATCGCGTGCGGCGGCTGAATCTAGCATTCAGGTGAAGAACAAGGGTAGCCTGAAGCTGACCAACGCCAAGTTCGTCGTGAACTCCGACGGTAAGCTGGTGATTACCTCACGTAACACCGAGTTGAAACTGATCGATGAGTTCGGTCGTACCAAGGAAAGCTATAAGGTGCCTTACGGTGCCACGCTGGCCAAGGGCGACGGCGCTGAGGTGAACGGCGGTGAGACCGTTGCTAACTGGGATCCGCATACCATGCCGGTTATCTCTGAAGTTAGCGGTTACATGCGCTTTGCCGACATGATCGACGGCCAGACGGTAACCCGTCAGACCGACGAACTGACCGGTCTCTCCTCTCAGGTGGTTCTGGATTCTGCAGAGCGTACCGGTAGCGGTAAAGATCTGCGTCCTGCGCTGCGTCTCGTCGATGCCAACGGTGACGACGTACTGCTGCCGGGTACCGATATGCCGGCTCAGTACTTCCTGCCGGGTAAGGCCATCGTGCAGCTGGAAGATGGCATCGCCATCAGTGCCGGTGACACCCTGGCGCGTATTCCGCAGGAATCCGGCGGTACCAAGGATATTACCGGTGGTCTGCCGCGCGTTGCCGACCTGTTCGAAGCCCGCCGTCCGAAAGAGCCGGCAATCCTGGCCGAGATCAGCGGTGTGGTTTCCTTCGGTAAAGAGACCAAGGGCAAACGTCGCCTGGTGATCACGCCGTTGGATGGCAGCGATGCTTACGAAGAGATGATTCCGAAGTGGCGTCAGCTCAACGTGTTCGAAGGCGAACGCGTAGAACGTGGCGACGTGATCTCCGATGGTCCAGAGTCTCCGCATGACATTCTGCGTCTGCGTGGCGTGAACGCGGTAACGCGCTACATCGTTAACGAAGTCCAGGACGTATACCGTCTGCAGGGCGTTAAGATTAACGATAAGCACATCGAAGTTATCGTGCGTCAGATGCTGCGTAAGGCGACTATCGCCTCTGCCGGTAGCTCCGACTTCCTGGAAGGCGAGCAGGTGGAAGTGTCCCGCGTCAAGATCGCTAATCGTCAGCTGGAATCTGAAGGTAAGATTGCCGCGACCTATATGCGCGATCTGCTGGGTATCACCAAGGCATCTCTGGCGACCGAGTCCTTCATCTCCGCGGCCTCCTTCCAGGAGACCACCCGCGTGTTGACGGAAGCGGCCGTTGCCGGTAAGCGTGACGAACTGCGTGGCTTGAAAGAGAACGTCATCGTGGGCCGTCTGATCCCGGCGGGTACCGGCTATGCCTACCACCAGGATCGCATGCGCCGTCGTGCTGCCGACTCCTCCGCCGCTCCGCAGGTGAGTGCGGAAGAGGCCAGCGCCAACTTGGCAGAACTGCTGAACGCGGGTCTGCTAGGTGGCAATGACGAATAA
- the rpoB gene encoding DNA-directed RNA polymerase subunit beta, whose translation MVYSYTEKKRIRKDFGKRPQVLDVPYLLSIQLDSFQKFIEQDPEGQYGLEAAFRSVFPIQSYSGNSELQYVSYRLGEPVFDVKECQIRGVTYSAPLRVKLRLVIYEREAPEGTVKDIKEQEVYMGEIPLMTENGTFVINGTERVIVSQLHRSPGVFFDSDKGKTHSSGKVLYNARIIPYRGSWLDFEFDPKDNLFVRIDRRRKLPATIILRALDFTTEQILDLFFDKVIFEIRDNKLQMELVPERLRGETASFDIEANGKVYVEKGRRITARHIRQLEKDDVKLIEVPVEYIVGKVAAKDYIDESTGELICAANMELSLDLLAKLSQSGYKRIETLFTNDLDHGPYMSETLRVDPTNDRLSALVEIYRMMRPGEPPTREAAENLFENLFFSEDRYDLSAVGRMKFNRSLMRDEIEGSGILSKEDIIEVMKKLIDIRNGKGEVDDIDHLGNRRIRSVGEMAENQFRVGLVRVERAVKERLSLGDLDMLMPQDMINAKPISAAVKEFFGSSQLSQFMDQNNPLSEITHKRRISALGPGGLTRERAGFEVRDVHPTHYGRVCPIETPEGPNIGLINSLSVYAQTNEYGFLETPYRRVRDGIVTDEIHYLSAIEEGNFVIAQANSNLDDEGRFVEDLVTCRSKGESSLFSRDQVDYMDVSTQQVVSVGASLIPFLEHDDANRALMGANMQRQAVPTLRADKPLVGTGMERAVAVDSGVTSVAKRGGMVQYVDASRIVIKVNEDEMFPGEAGIDIYNLTKYTRSNQNTCISQMPCVSLGEPIERGDVLADGPSTDLGELALGQNMRVAFMPWNGYNFEDSILVSERVVQEDRFTSIHIQELACVSRDTKLGPEEITADIPNVGEAALSKLDESGIVYIGAEVKGGDILVGKVTPKGETQLTPEEKLLRAIFGEKASDVKDSSLRVPNSVSGTVIDVQVFTRDGVEKDKRALEIEEMQLKQAKKDLTEELQILEAGLFARIHDVLVAGGVEAEKLEKLPRDRWLELGLADEAKQNQLEQLAEQYDELKAEFEKKLEAKRRKITQGDDLAPGVLKIVKVYLAVKRQIQPGDKMAGRHGNKGVISKINPIEDMPYDENGTPVDIVLNPLGVPSRMNIGQILETHLGMAAKGIGDKINAMLKQQQEVAKLREFIQRAYDLGDNTRQQVDLNTFSDDEVLRLAENLKKGLPVATPVFDGAKEREIKGLLELGGIPTSGQITLYDGRTGERFERQVTVGYMYMLKLNHLVDDKMHARSTGSYSLVTQQPLGGKAQFGGQRFGEMEVWALEAYGAAYTLQEMLTVKSDDVNGRTKMYKNIVDGSHQMEPGMPESFNVLLKEIRSLGINIELEDE comes from the coding sequence ATGGTTTACTCCTATACCGAGAAAAAACGAATTCGTAAGGACTTTGGTAAGCGTCCCCAAGTGTTGGACGTTCCCTATCTCCTTTCTATCCAGCTTGACTCGTTCCAGAAGTTTATCGAGCAAGATCCGGAAGGTCAGTATGGTCTGGAAGCGGCTTTTCGCTCCGTATTCCCGATCCAGAGCTACAGCGGCAACTCCGAGTTGCAGTATGTTAGCTATCGCTTGGGTGAGCCGGTATTTGACGTTAAAGAGTGTCAGATCCGTGGCGTAACCTACTCTGCTCCGCTGCGCGTAAAACTGCGCCTGGTGATCTACGAGCGCGAAGCGCCGGAAGGCACCGTTAAGGACATCAAAGAACAAGAAGTTTACATGGGTGAAATCCCGCTGATGACCGAAAACGGCACCTTCGTCATCAACGGCACCGAGCGTGTTATCGTCTCCCAGCTGCACCGCAGCCCGGGCGTATTCTTCGACAGCGACAAGGGTAAAACCCACTCTTCTGGTAAGGTGCTGTATAACGCACGCATTATCCCTTACCGTGGTTCCTGGCTGGACTTCGAGTTCGACCCGAAAGACAACCTGTTTGTTCGTATTGACCGCCGCCGTAAGCTGCCGGCTACCATCATCCTGCGCGCATTGGATTTCACCACCGAGCAGATCCTGGATCTGTTCTTCGACAAGGTGATCTTTGAGATCCGCGACAACAAGTTGCAGATGGAGCTGGTACCGGAGCGTCTGCGTGGCGAAACCGCCTCCTTCGATATCGAGGCCAACGGTAAGGTCTATGTCGAGAAAGGCCGTCGTATCACCGCGCGTCACATCCGTCAGTTGGAAAAAGATGATGTTAAGCTGATCGAAGTCCCGGTTGAGTACATCGTCGGCAAAGTGGCGGCTAAAGATTACATCGACGAGAGCACCGGCGAGCTGATCTGCGCCGCCAACATGGAGCTGTCGTTGGATTTGCTGGCCAAGCTGAGCCAGTCGGGTTACAAGCGCATCGAAACGCTGTTCACCAACGATCTGGATCATGGCCCGTACATGTCCGAGACGCTGCGTGTCGATCCGACCAACGATCGTCTGAGCGCGCTGGTAGAAATCTACCGCATGATGCGCCCGGGTGAGCCGCCGACACGCGAAGCCGCCGAGAATCTGTTCGAGAACCTGTTCTTCTCCGAGGATCGCTACGATCTCTCTGCGGTTGGCCGCATGAAGTTCAACCGTTCTCTGATGCGTGATGAGATCGAAGGTTCCGGTATCCTGAGCAAAGAAGACATCATCGAGGTGATGAAGAAGCTCATCGATATCCGTAACGGTAAAGGCGAAGTCGACGATATCGACCACTTGGGCAACCGTCGTATCCGCTCTGTGGGCGAGATGGCGGAAAACCAATTCCGTGTGGGTCTGGTACGTGTTGAGCGTGCGGTGAAAGAGCGTCTGTCCCTGGGCGATCTGGATATGCTGATGCCGCAGGACATGATCAACGCTAAGCCGATCTCTGCCGCCGTGAAAGAGTTCTTCGGTTCCAGCCAGCTGTCCCAGTTTATGGACCAGAACAACCCGCTGTCCGAGATCACTCACAAGCGTCGTATCTCCGCGTTGGGCCCAGGCGGTCTGACCCGTGAGCGTGCCGGCTTTGAAGTGCGAGACGTACACCCGACCCACTACGGTCGCGTATGTCCTATCGAAACGCCGGAAGGTCCGAACATCGGTCTGATCAACTCCCTGTCTGTGTACGCACAGACCAACGAGTATGGTTTCCTGGAAACTCCGTATCGCCGCGTGCGTGACGGTATCGTGACCGACGAGATCCATTACCTGTCTGCCATCGAAGAAGGCAACTTCGTTATCGCCCAGGCGAACTCCAACCTGGATGATGAAGGCCGCTTCGTTGAAGATCTGGTAACGTGCCGCAGCAAGGGCGAATCCAGCTTGTTCAGCCGTGACCAGGTTGACTACATGGACGTTTCCACCCAGCAGGTGGTTTCCGTCGGTGCGTCCCTGATCCCGTTCTTGGAACACGATGACGCCAACCGTGCTTTGATGGGTGCGAACATGCAACGTCAGGCGGTACCGACCCTGCGCGCCGATAAGCCGCTGGTTGGTACCGGTATGGAGCGTGCGGTTGCCGTCGACTCCGGTGTAACCTCCGTCGCCAAGCGCGGTGGTATGGTGCAGTACGTGGATGCGTCCCGTATCGTCATCAAGGTTAACGAAGATGAGATGTTCCCGGGCGAAGCCGGCATCGACATCTACAACCTGACCAAGTACACCCGCTCCAACCAGAACACCTGCATCAGCCAGATGCCGTGTGTCTCACTGGGTGAGCCTATTGAGCGTGGCGATGTGCTGGCCGACGGTCCGTCCACCGATCTGGGCGAACTGGCACTGGGTCAGAACATGCGCGTGGCGTTCATGCCGTGGAACGGTTACAACTTCGAAGACTCCATCTTAGTCTCCGAGCGCGTGGTACAGGAAGATCGCTTCACCTCTATTCATATCCAGGAGCTGGCCTGTGTGTCTCGTGACACCAAGCTGGGGCCGGAAGAGATCACTGCCGACATCCCGAACGTCGGTGAGGCCGCACTTTCCAAGCTCGACGAATCCGGCATCGTTTATATCGGCGCCGAAGTGAAGGGTGGCGACATCCTGGTCGGTAAGGTAACGCCGAAAGGTGAAACCCAGCTGACGCCGGAAGAGAAGCTGCTGCGCGCCATCTTCGGTGAGAAGGCGTCTGACGTGAAAGACTCTTCTCTGCGTGTGCCGAACAGCGTTTCCGGTACCGTTATCGACGTACAGGTCTTTACCCGCGATGGCGTGGAAAAAGACAAGCGTGCGCTGGAAATCGAAGAGATGCAGCTCAAGCAGGCCAAGAAAGACCTGACCGAAGAGTTGCAGATCCTGGAAGCCGGTCTGTTTGCCCGTATCCACGACGTGCTGGTTGCCGGTGGCGTGGAAGCGGAAAAACTGGAAAAACTGCCGCGTGACCGTTGGCTGGAGCTGGGCCTGGCGGATGAAGCCAAGCAGAACCAGCTGGAGCAGCTGGCCGAGCAGTACGATGAGCTGAAGGCTGAGTTCGAGAAGAAACTGGAAGCCAAGCGTCGTAAGATCACCCAGGGCGACGATCTGGCGCCGGGCGTGCTGAAGATCGTTAAGGTGTACCTGGCGGTGAAACGTCAGATCCAGCCGGGCGATAAGATGGCAGGTCGTCACGGTAACAAGGGTGTTATCTCTAAGATCAACCCGATCGAAGATATGCCTTACGATGAGAACGGCACGCCGGTCGATATCGTACTGAACCCGCTGGGCGTACCGTCACGTATGAACATCGGTCAGATCCTGGAAACCCACCTGGGTATGGCGGCGAAAGGCATCGGCGACAAGATCAACGCCATGCTCAAGCAGCAGCAGGAAGTGGCCAAACTGCGTGAGTTCATCCAGAGAGCCTACGATCTGGGTGACAACACCCGTCAGCAGGTGGATCTGAACACCTTTAGCGATGACGAAGTTCTGCGTCTGGCGGAAAACCTGAAGAAGGGTCTGCCGGTTGCAACGCCAGTGTTCGACGGTGCTAAAGAGCGCGAAATCAAGGGCCTGCTGGAGCTGGGTGGTATCCCGACCTCCGGTCAGATCACCCTGTATGATGGTCGCACCGGTGAGCGTTTCGAGCGTCAGGTAACCGTGGGTTACATGTACATGCTGAAACTGAACCACTTGGTCGACGACAAGATGCATGCGCGTTCCACCGGCTCCTACAGCCTGGTTACCCAGCAGCCGCTGGGTGGTAAGGCGCAGTTCGGTGGTCAGCGCTTCGGGGAGATGGAAGTGTGGGCGCTGGAAGCTTACGGCGCCGCCTACACCCTGCAGGAAATGCTCACCGTTAAGTCTGATGACGTGAACGGCCGTACCAAGATGTATAAGAACATCGTGGATGGCAGCCATCAGATGGAACCGGGCATGCCGGAATCCTTCAACGTACTGTTGAAAGAAATCCGCTCGCTGGGCATCAACATCGAGCTGGAAGACGAGTAA
- the rplL gene encoding 50S ribosomal protein L7/L12 translates to MSITKEQILDAVAEMSVMDVVELISMMEEKFGVSAAAAVAVAAGGAAEAVEEKTEFDVVLTAAGGNKVAVIKAVRGATGLGLKEAKDLVESAPAVLKEAISKDDAEALKKALEEAGASVEVK, encoded by the coding sequence ATGTCTATCACTAAAGAGCAAATTCTGGACGCAGTTGCAGAAATGTCCGTAATGGACGTTGTTGAACTGATCTCCATGATGGAAGAGAAATTCGGTGTTTCTGCTGCTGCTGCTGTAGCTGTTGCCGCTGGCGGCGCTGCTGAAGCTGTTGAAGAAAAAACTGAATTCGACGTAGTCCTGACCGCTGCTGGCGGCAACAAAGTTGCTGTCATCAAAGCTGTCCGTGGCGCAACCGGTCTGGGCCTGAAAGAAGCCAAAGACCTGGTAGAATCTGCTCCGGCAGTTCTGAAAGAAGCCATCAGCAAAGACGACGCTGAAGCTCTGAAGAAAGCTCTGGAAGAAGCTGGCGCTTCTGTTGAAGTTAAATAA
- the rplJ gene encoding 50S ribosomal protein L10 → MALNLQDKQAIVAEVTEVAKGALSAVVADSRGVTVDKMTELRKAGREAGVYMRVVRNTLMRRVVEGSQFECLKDTFVGPTLIAFSMEHPGAAARLFKAFAKDNAKFEVKAAAFEGELIPAAQIDRLATLPTYEEAIARLMATMKEAAAGKLVRTLAALRDQKEAA, encoded by the coding sequence ATGGCATTAAATCTTCAAGACAAACAAGCGATTGTTGCTGAAGTCACCGAAGTAGCCAAAGGCGCGCTGTCTGCTGTCGTTGCGGATTCCCGTGGCGTAACCGTAGACAAAATGACCGAACTGCGTAAAGCAGGTCGTGAAGCTGGCGTTTACATGCGTGTTGTTCGCAACACCCTGATGCGCCGCGTCGTTGAAGGTTCTCAGTTCGAGTGCCTGAAAGACACGTTTGTTGGTCCGACCCTGATTGCATTCTCTATGGAACACCCGGGCGCTGCCGCTCGTCTGTTCAAGGCTTTTGCCAAAGACAATGCAAAATTTGAGGTCAAAGCTGCAGCCTTTGAAGGTGAGCTGATCCCGGCGGCCCAGATCGACCGTCTGGCAACTCTGCCGACTTACGAAGAAGCAATCGCACGCCTGATGGCGACCATGAAAGAAGCCGCTGCCGGCAAATTGGTCCGTACTCTGGCTGCTCTGCGCGATCAGAAAGAAGCTGCTTAA